The DNA window aaaaacagcaaataacTCACTGAATGATAACTTAGCACTTCTACAGAATACCCTGCCTTACTATTAACAATAGTTAGACAATAATTTGCATCTGTATGCTGAAGATGGTGTATGTTAATAAAACTGATAGTGCTtataaatagtataaaaataCCCAAGACTAATGAAACTTGTGAATTTAGACACTGGTTTGTATTGAACACGAGCAATTAAAAAACTTTGAACCCAAATtttatagttgttgttttttacccaagtttatagaaatgtaaattacTGTTTCACCATTCCTATTACTATAAGTCTTATAGGTAACATTCTTAGGCACAAGTGACTAAATACAACTTTTATATTCAGATAATCTTTACATGtttattaaaaactgaatttgaaGATACATTCTAATCTCATACAAAGCGTTTTGGGGCTTTTACAttattatctaattttaaaacttatgaatttttgtttcttatttaagGCTATTTTGCCTGACCAACTGGTCCTACCAGTAATGACAAAACTGTATTTCTTaaacaaatttgatttttaagaaaccTTCACTTATCAAGTAGTCCCCTGAGCTTTTACCGATACTgactttaagaaataaagaattacTGGGGCTACCTTTATCATCCAGGTATCAAATACAATTAAAaccctaaaaacagaaaaaaaaatatggacttCAAAGAGCTCATGACATAAATATGAACGTTAAATTTGGGGTTTTAGTTCTAAGAGACTGCCTAAACCTGTAATGGGCATATTCCTAAGAATATGTTTGTAAATCTGAATATAATTCTTGGCTGGTTGCTACAATCAATATTAGACAATTTAAATTAGCATAGACCTTGAGCCCTTGCTGAGTAATTAGGCTCTGCAAAAGAGGTTAGAAATGTGAACATTCTTTAAAGAACTATTATTTATTGGTAACTACTATTTTCTCAGATATTGGGATAAATGTAAAAACTTTTGAGTCtctgaagaataattttttataacaaaCAGTTGGTAACAGAACTTAAGAATGATGAAAGGTATTATATTTTAGAGAAGATCAGAAAACAAGTATGTGTGGCATTTCCCGCAGATAATATTAAAAGAATTTACTATTGTACTTTTGATTTAAAAGTTTGCAAAGAACAAAGTTTAATTCACTAGGTTCAAATATGCTCCCTTATAGGATTTAAAATTTGCTGTgtaaaataaacctttttaaaaagacctaaaataTATGTATTCCCAATAAAGAATCAACACTGCTTCACATGTTTTATTTCGTCATACATTCTTTTAGAACCGGGttcatttttccagttttgtagAAAAATAGATGTTCCAGCCACCATTTATTTAACTGTCTAGTCTTTAAGACCAATCAATATGTTCCCTGGAAAAATGAATAAGTCTTATGACTaactcattttcttaaaattctttaagacaaagaaataacttttttttttttttttttttactcccaaAGCACAGTATTCCAACAGCAGCAGCCAACATGGGGTTTTAGCAGCTTAACTTCACCCCCTAAATAAAGCTTTGTATAAACCAGTGATTTTACTACAAAAACACTGTCCTTGAAAGAAAGGAGTGGCAGTCAGACATCAATGCAAAACTTGGAATGATTAGGTCATAAACATGGCACTTAAAAAAGGTAGCTTATGAGAATATTCCACTTAAGAAGTGGTtactcctctgtccctcctttataccctcaaaaaaagaaagaaagaaagaaagaaagataaaaagaaaaaagagaaacacttcctttaaaaattccCCTTATGTTGTAAGtttataaaatttcagaaatgcctTGTACCCAAAACAAGTGCttcgaaaaaacaaaaacaaaaaacctgtgcTAACAACTCTTACAAttcagatatatttatatattttttataacatcTAAGACTGTAAGAGTTCTTATATTCAGTAGCTCTCTGGTTTAAGACGACCTCCATCTCCTTCACTTACAAAACGTTTTCTGCCCCTGTaatgaaaagaacacaaacatGAAAATGGATATCAATTCTGACCAtagatcaaaaccaaaaaaaaaaaaaaaacccttgggtTCTTTTGGTTAGTCATTAAGttttgaagtgttttatttttaaaaaagaaaaaaaaaagtgagcataCCTCTAATTCTTCCAAAAAAGATTCTTTCCCTGCTATATATATCCTAGGATATAACAAGCCAAATGAACTACTAATTGAAGCAGTTTTCAGTTAAAGAAAagcttaattattaaaataagttcATTGTCCAAATggaatgatgtttaaaaaaagttaaaatataaagcaaacatgctatttagaattttaatatttactccTACTATGTTATTAGTATTATTTGAAAACTAAACAATGAGCCAGAGAAGCACCAACATGATTTGGAATTATGCAAACTAGAGCTACAGAGCCTATGAAAATatccatgtttaaaaaatttttttagtttcttctcaAATGTAGAAAAGCCATAACCTGTACATGGAGAAACAAATCAGAATCCAATTAATTCCAGTTTATGCCCCATTTTGGAATTCCTACTATTTCAAACTCAAGAGACCTTACTTCATAACGTAACCACACTTATGCTGTAGGTAGCTATACACAGTAGCAACAACCCAGAAGGAATAGTTGACCAGCAGCCTAAAGCAGTAAATGGAAAACAGTTTGCTCAGGATTAGCCCTCATTCTCTGACCCTAGACCAACATGCACAAGCATTCAAGACCACACACAAATGTGCACTTCAACCAAATAAGCTAATGGGTAGAGGATAAAAAGTCACAGTTCTATGGCATACAAAGAACAGTTAGGCATCTCCTCAACTTATCCTTGAGAGTAAAGCCACAATAGAAATGACCAGTTAGACTTCTGAACAGaggctgaaaattttaaaaatctagtgcCAAGGTGTTGGCCCCTTTTCATACCAAGTCTAAGTAGAAATCAGCTACATTTTCGTGTACATAAAGGCTTCACACTATAATATTAGGAGACTGAGATTGGGAACAAAGCAGTAAGTAACAAGAACCCCTACCAAAGTTGACAGTATTTACTGATGTATACCACTTGGCACATAAATGATGCTATCACCaagcacagatacacacacacacatacgtatgtaTTTTTAGAGATctgtattttcaaacatttttatcaaCACCATTAAACTctatcttcctccttctctctcaatgGCTTCTAAACTTCCTAGGGCAAAAGACACTACCAGGAACCATTTTTTCTGAGATTTAATTCTCATAATCGACttcaataaaaatagacaaagctttgcaattttttcagattaaaaattacaaaaacttaaaatgtacATAAAGTAGACATATACAAGTTTAGCAATTACTAACATTTATACctatttataaatttcattatAAGCTCTATTTtaaccacaaaaaaaaaccctcatcaaCTTCTGAAGAGTTAGATCCTAGTAGCACAAATATATCATCTCCAAAGAATCACACACATCCACTTTCCAGTGAGATCAGATCCATTTAGCCTTAATTCTTCATTccatgaaggagaaaaaagaagctaCATGGAGTAGAGGAATAAGCCTCGATCTCTGAAGCCAGGAAAGGTCTGGATTCATCCTTGGCCTCTACTATGTGTGACCTTAGGAAAGGTATACTACACTTCCTtaaacctcaattttctcatctcatTGGTGATAATATCTACTCTGAAATAACATTTCAAGTACTAACAGAGCCTGGTACACAGAACTACTACACAAAGTTAGTTTCCTTCCAGTGAACAAGGGCTTCATGAAGTAGTCCTGTATAGATTCACAAGGGGGTAAAATAAGCTTTGCCCTTGTTTTTCcataaactcaaaacagatgaTTTTCACTCTTGAGTGGCTTTAGGGGAGATGTTATTTTTCTGACAGAATTCCAGAATTTTTTGGAATGACAGAAAATTAGCTTAGCCTTCCCAAGCACTCAGCCAGTATCTTATGtggaaaaagtaataaagtacCTTGAAGGACAAAGATCTCTGAGTTGTTTGGAAATTATTCCAGCCTGAAAACATTCTTCTACAAATCGCTCAAGCACAGAGTATGAATGTGGGACATCCAGATTAATGTCCGGAATTTCATTGTAAATTCTCTCATAaccctaaaacaataaaattatatacagaaTGTTAGCCCACATGAAATACATAATGCCATACAACCCATCACTGTCATCAAGCTACATTTAAGGCCTTAACTGTTCATAAAATTAGACTGAAGTCAGATCTGATCCTTGAAAAGTATAGACAGTAGGTATATTTGTcataggattttttctttaaaattgttctcTCAAAAGAGTTTAGGTAGATAGACATCAGACAGTGGACACATTTCTTCACCATCTACTTCTCTATATACATTTactacactttttaaaagtataaggCAAATAAGAACCTCGCCAATATTTTAAATAGGAATAAATTAAATGCTTTAAAGTATATTTGTTAAAAGATCATGTTCATGTTTGTTTCTagatataaaatagaaactaTCATATCTTAAAAGTAGaactcttgagaaagaacaatcacatcttaaaaaaacccaccgAATTGTTACTTTCAAGAAATGGCTACAAGAGGTCAAACATAAtcacaacaattaaaaaaacaaacaaaaaacaactacagGTACAGTACTATTAAACATACCTAAAAGAACATTTCATTAACAATTCATAATCTTTATTCAATCATACATTCACGGTAGAAGCctaaaaactgtttaaaataatgttatactTACTCTTTTCATTTGGTCTAGGGTAATGGTAGAAGATTTCCAAAGagattttaataaattcaaaatcatCTTAAATGTACTTTCTCCAGTTGACTCTAAAACCATTACAATGGCctaaaaattgaatgaatgaatgaatgaatatttggtCATTAATTCATATAAAGAAACTGCTCCTAAAATGTATCAGATTCCTTTTGTCTGATACGTAAttataatcattataaaaatttaaaacctactcccttaacattaaaattaaaaaaaaaagatgtatgctattaaagaagaattaagtcACTGTGGTGCAAAAAGGAACGCTTGATAATTCTCTTTGGCATGTCAAAGTCATCTTACTTCATATACAAGCTCATGGTGAAAATGAGGTACTTCCAGTTCCTTAAGGCAATGTTCAGCTTCAGATATGTCTCCAGAGAGTAAATACTCTTTCAGCAGCATATCAatctatgaaatataaaaattgagatGTGTTAGAATTCCTagtttctgggggcacctgggtggctcagttggttaagtgcctgcctttggtcctgggatcgagtcctgcattgggctccctgctcagtaaggagcctgcttctccctccgcctgctgctctccctgtttgtgctctttctctctgtcaaataaataaataaaatctaaaaaaaaagaaaaaaagacttcctagtttttatttcttaaagatttgcattcattttgagagagagagagagagcgcgtgcacacatgtgcatgcggaggggcagagggggagggagacagaaaagatTCTGAAGCTGACTCCACACCAAGCAAGCACAGAGCCTCagttggggctccatctcacaactgcCAGACCagcacctgagccaaaaccaagagtctgacattcaaccgactgaccAACCAAGGCACACCTAAaattcccaattaaaaaaaaaaacaaaaacacaaaaaactgtgCTTTTTGCCTATAGGATTTCCTTACTCTCAAAGCAGGTCACAAACAGCTGTGTTAAGAACATACAGACTTGACACAACACTATCATAAcaaattttttcataattaaaaagtaaacccCTAATTTTTAAGTGGTtcataattataaagaaaacacagTGTTCAGTGTGTCTTAATAATCACTGAGATCTAGGAGTAGACTTAAGATGTACATGGCCCGAGTTGTGACCATAACGCTTCAATGTTCACGGTAAGACAAGGGATTTTAAAGACCACTAGAGGGCACTGACTGAAAGTCTCTAGATAACAGTTTACTATTAATAAAGTGTCACAAACTTTCACTTCCATCAGGATGACCTAAATAGTTCACTGGCAGCCAAAAAATGAGTGATGATAATAGAGTTTTATCAGATAGAACAAAATTTCCATATACCTTCTGTTTTCTCTACAGCTAAGGATTTGAAACCAATTATCTGAGACATTCATGCATAATTCAGCTTCTAGTTATAGCTAAAGAGGCAAGACTTGACTTTCTTGATCAAAAACAATAACCTCTATGGctccagagaaaagaaggaaaacttttccAGCACAAGAACTTCCAACAAGAATGTTCTTCCCTATACACTGCCTGTTAAAATCACCTTTGCACCTAGTACACACTCAATGAATGTTGGCTGACTGAATTAAATAATCTAAGTATCTTTGACTTCAACTTCTGTAACGTATTTTCACGAAAGGTAAAGTAAAATTTGATCAGCAGAATACATCCTAATGAATAATTTCTATTATCCTGCTTtaggaaagtaaatatttaaagcatGGCATTTGAATAACatgtttttactttataattgTAAActgatacatttattatttaaattatatcatttaGTTTTGTAACATTGTTACACAACTTAaagtatttaaatgttttccattaggttccatgaatttttttgaaaatgataaattataaataatgtatatacttCTAAAAGTCCTCTTTGTCCAACTCATCCTtccatgtaaaaataaatgaatatccaAATAATGTGAACCTCAAACTCATATTGGCagctttatttcaatttttatcttGACTATTTTTTGATTGAgataattcacataaaataattTGACAGTTTCTAAAAGTACTAATTTTTAGGGGAGCGttaccatcttttttctttttttaagttaattttttttagtaatctctacacccaatgtgaggctggaactcacaaccctgagatcaagagtcataagCTCCTCTAACTGAGaaagccaggtgccctgagtatTACCACCTTAACAATATTGcatcttccaatccataaaaACAGGATATCtggatatctttctatttatttaggtcttagtTTATTTCAATGTTTTGCAGTTTTTGGTATATGAGAatgcacttcttttgttaaatttattcgtaagtattttaatattttttattctattgtaaAAGCAATTGTTTCCTAATTTCACTTCACATCATTCACTGCTAATGTACAGAAATAGAACTGAAtattgtatattgatcttatatcctacAACCCTGCTGAATTCATTAATTGacagtttggttttttgtttttgtttttttgtacattcattcagattttctgtatacagatcatgtcatctgagaatagagacagttttacttcttcctttcccatctaGATGCCTTTTATGTGATTTTCTTGTCAAAATGCCCTGGTATCTTGACTGGGTTTACATCTCAATCTTTCCAATaacttgaaaaattttttaaaagcagatgttGCAATCATGACATTACAAACACCAACTTATCTACTTTAAGATATATAAAAGCAAACTGGTCAAAAATCTATACTTTCAGCTCCTTAACCCTCAAACTAGGTACACACATTGTTAAAAGATTAAATATTGAAACTACAGTCACATAAAAAGATTACGCTCAAAAATCAGAAGCACATGAGCTATAAATCTTCTAATTTTCTTAACAATGTGCAAACAAGATTAAATACTTCTTCTGGTTTCCTGTTATAGAACATTATTGGCAGAAAAAAAGATCCATAGAGAATAATCTGGCATTTTAACacaataaattaattatttttacttttaaagcaTGCATACAGGTGGTGAACTTCCTTACAAAACTCTACCACTCTGATCTACTCTACTGTTCATAATTCATAACATATGATCTGAGAGTATCCAGTTTCaaattactcatttaaaaatgtagttatttACTGAATAactacaaaatagaaaatcttattttgacagtatttgaataattttaaacacCAATATAAGAAAAAACTTCAGGCATTCCTTTGAGGTTCAAatacagtcttctttttttttttttttttagattttatttatttatttgacagagacagccagcgagagagggaacacaagcagggggagtgggagaggaagaagcaggctcccagcagaggagcctgatgtggggctcgatcccataacgccgggatcacgccctgagctgaaggcagacacttaacgactacgctacccaggcgccccctcaaataCAGTCTTCTTATGAAAGCCCTTTTAACTTAACTCAGTCTTATTTTTAAGTCAGAGAAGCCATAAAAACGTAATAACAATTATATAATTCTTGTATAATTTATAGCGCTAGGGTATAAAGCCAAATATACAAAGGTTATCCAATTTTCCATTTGTAGCTTTAAGACTGAACTTAATTTTTGTCTGCAAAAATACCAGCTAGAGGGCATAGTTTACTTCCCTAGAGAAATACATGTAAATTAGGTTAAAGACAATACCCAGTAGTTACCTCTTTAACAAGGTGATTAACAGACTGCTGCCCACCTCCAGAACCCCACACACTGTCTTTGCGCTTTCCACCTTTAGACATACTCAGGAGCACAGTAGCCTTGTCCAGAGCAGCTCTACCAAAAGAAATAACAACATCAATAAATAACTTTGACAACTTGGACATGCTTAAGGCTGACATAAAAGctttcacataacataaaagcaACCTAAAAttcaagtcttttaaaaaacaactttttaaaataaaaagttgggagcaaaaaaaaaagttgcttttcATGTTAATATTCTCAtactctcttattttcttttctcagtcaagaaaaaaatctaaccttattacaaaataattcatCTATACTGAGAAGAAACATTTCACATAAAACTTAACTTTTACACAGATCTGTGCCTTCCTATGAGGGCAACCATTCCACTCTGATCTGAGCAGTCCTAGAAAATTAAGTTAACATCTACACCTGAGAAAACCTAACACATGGCTAAGTCCAAATCTAAGTTTCCAGAAAGTTATAAAAATCATACAGGATGACTCCCAAATATTGCATTTAGCTTAAAGTTAATTATACCAAAGAACAAGAGTGAAAAACATTATTTCCTAATATTGTTGTagcagataaatataaaataattgaaaatgggGCTCCTTTGTTACTGCCCATCTTACTAGAGtattaaataattacagattgtgaaaacttgaacagaccttAAACATTCTCAGTCCAAtccttccattttataaataaggaaactgagacccagagaagactGGTTTGATATAAAGGTAGCTAATGGTTTAGCTAAAATCCCAAACTTCTACATTATAGTACTGTCCTCTTCCTGTTATACGTCAACAATATCTCTCAATTTTGTTTTAGCAATGGCGAATGCACACAAATGACAAATAGAGGTCTACAATGTCTGATTAATCCAAatgtcattttaataaaatcctgTAGAATTTTGCCCTCTTTTAAAATTCTaggtagaaaaattattttacttaccTAGCCTGTACACAATCTACAGTTCCTTTGTAACTATCAATATAGGTATTACATAAAATTCCATCTCCAACAGCTCTAGCAATAAACTGGCCCACCaactataataagaaaaaaaaaagctacataaaaaacctaaaataaaccTTTATAGGACACAATTTCTAAACACATAAACCATAAAGACTGGCTGAACTACATAGTCAATATCTAAGATACTATTTAGCACCTGCTAGTTATGCTTGGCATACACTCCCACGTCTTACCCTTCAAGATAAGTACCATGGCGGGGGCAAATTGCTCAATTCTAATCCCCCAACACCTTTGACACTGCCTGAAACATAGTATACGATCAAAATTACTTGTTAAGCCAATGGACTAAGTTCAAGAGAAAACTCTcttctagaaacaaacaaaaaaatggcaCTAGGTTTTCTCAAAAACTGAttaagagaatttattttatggagaaaactGTGTGTAGAAATTTCTGTCTGAAAGTATATTCATAGCATTACTtccttttgttgttattgctaaagtaggctccacacccagtgtggggcttgaactcatgaacctgagaccaagagtcacatgctccacagactgaaccaaccaggcacTCCTTTCCATAGcattatttgttataaaaattggaaatgacGTTAGTGTCCAACAATAAAGGTATGGTTAAATGATATGTAAGATGGTACATTATGTAGCCATTAGGAAATACGTTTACCACattttatggtgtaagaaaaatCAAGTTTATAAAATAGCATACACGGTGTAactccattttttattaaaagaaaaaaagcaaggatACATAAAAACCATACATTGATATATAACCACAGAAAGTAAAATAGATTTAACACCAAAATGCTAACAGCGGTTATTTTTGCTGACCTTGCTTCCTTTTgacctttatttttcaaaaattccataatataaatttatgtaataatttttttaatatatgagtACTATTATAAAAAGTCCACATCTGAATCATTGCTCAATACCTTACACAGACTGCTGTATGTCATAGAAAAGTATAACAGAAACAGCATTTAGGAATTAACCTACCTATACTCTATTTCTAAATTAATGCTTAAGTAGAGTGCTCCTACCTTGATTTAAAACTTTGATCAAGTAAATAGCAACGTTTTCACATATTTTCAGtttcaaaacagaaagtcacattATAGTATCAGCATGTATTAAATCTAATAAAAGTATAAGGCTTTGAGGGCAGAATCTAAACAGAaacataaattattaattttctaattatttccccACAAAGTTACAAAAGGGAACAGacttatgattatttttataataaacatcaGTCCAGCCAATTCAATCTTCAATTGTAACAATCTACATATTTTTGAAATCCTAGCTCATAAAACTGCTTAACCATGTATCACATAAAATacacagacaggaaaaaaaaaataatgacctgCAAACTATACAGAGCATGGGTGGaaaagcaggatataaaattacaGTATGATGAAAActgtatttgaaaaagaaaaagaaaagaacagctaAATGTCAGAGGGCTATTTTTGTGTGGTAAAAAATATGGGCCATTTTGTCCTCTTTATCTACTAAAATTTCCTAGGAGCATGTATTATTTCTATAACTGGAAGTGTAGTGGGGAAGAGAATGAATAAAGAGTCATACAAACCTGTGGTGCTCTAGGAGTATCCAATGCCAGTTCAGGTAGATCTTTCAGtaatttgtcaaatgatttttctacatCATTTGTGCTCATTACTGTCCCACAAAGGTCAGAAAGAAGCTTAGATGTCATTTCTCTATGACTAGCCTTTCCCTCCAATGCCAACGACACTGCCAACACTGGTACTCCACTTTTCATTTCACCAAGATTTAAATCTCTTAgcatttcctatttaaaaaacaaaacaaaactaagaagtaTATGTCACTGCCTttaattcaatataattttattttcgaAAATTCAAGACTTTATCCATACATCCTTTTCCCCTTTGGAAATAATCAGAAAAGCAGTCAATTTTGTAGGATAGGATAAATACATCTTTCGGtgcatataaattaaatattgatCCACTCTGTCAAGCTTTCACTATCTGAACATCACTAAACTCAACAATGTGAATTACACCTAAAACAGTAT is part of the Ursus arctos isolate Adak ecotype North America unplaced genomic scaffold, UrsArc2.0 scaffold_7, whole genome shotgun sequence genome and encodes:
- the PDCD4 gene encoding programmed cell death protein 4, producing MDVENEQILNVNTADPDNLSDSLFSGDEENAGTEEIKNEINGNWISASSINEARINAKAKRRLRKNSSRDSGRGDSVSDNGSEALRSGVTVPTSPKGRLLDRRSRSGKGRGLPKKGGAGGKGVWGTPGQVYDVEEVDVKDPNYDDDQENCVYETVVLPLDETAFEKTLTPIIQEYFEHGDTNEVAEMLRDLNLGEMKSGVPVLAVSLALEGKASHREMTSKLLSDLCGTVMSTNDVEKSFDKLLKDLPELALDTPRAPQLVGQFIARAVGDGILCNTYIDSYKGTVDCVQARAALDKATVLLSMSKGGKRKDSVWGSGGGQQSVNHLVKEIDMLLKEYLLSGDISEAEHCLKELEVPHFHHELVYEAIVMVLESTGESTFKMILNLLKSLWKSSTITLDQMKRGYERIYNEIPDINLDVPHSYSVLERFVEECFQAGIISKQLRDLCPSRGRKRFVSEGDGGRLKPESY